One window from the genome of Cricetulus griseus strain 17A/GY chromosome 2, alternate assembly CriGri-PICRH-1.0, whole genome shotgun sequence encodes:
- the LOC100768011 gene encoding lymphocyte antigen 6D — protein MRTCLLWLLPLILLGSSAQALRCHECNAIGNCYSPSSCNSMSRYCLTSWYTPPGQQTTVTKTCAFTCPDIHQIQNNSKDSCCNTDLCNSTVSLHASWVMLTLSICFIYLSR, from the exons ATGAGGACTTGCCTGCTATGGTTGTTGCCCTTGATTCTTCTGGGCTCCTCAG CTCAGGCGCTGCGGTGTCACGAGTGTAATGCCATAGGGAACTGCTACAGCCCTTCATCTTGCAATAGCATGAGCCGCTACTGTTTGACCTCCTGGTATA CACCCCCAGGTCAGCAAACGACCGTGACAAAAACATGTGCATTTACCTGTCCTGATATCCATCAGATCCAGAATAACTCCAAGGACTCCTGCTGCAACACAGACCTCTGCAACAGTACAGTGAGCCTCCATGCCAGCTGGGTGATGCTGACTCTCAGCATCTGCTTCATCTATCTCAGCCGATAG